The following are from one region of the Stigmatella ashevillena genome:
- a CDS encoding DUF4397 domain-containing protein: MKKNIPGVWWLMTLLVLPAGITGCGDDTEDPLPVEDAGVPRPDGGGGLPDGGGGTPDGGGGLPDGGETPPDGGTDGGVDAGPPALKAYVRFVNAYLGVKNNPSDKADAPWDPYAMEVYAGDTRLFPEPVEPGDKAVTDYQAFALPPGQSVRFTVRLAEALPTDSPVASSEDIPLQDGERLTLVGTGNVTYAGMDRMESPRLLALKEAFEPAEAGTLRVRYVTADRVTGTNRNRRLANDTGSTPYTTAEPYSADTSPGGVSIPAQPPRLAIIGSPNFTPSQSGKLFFSPPAETLVAGSAWFAITTGDDRRTLQDEGAPALLLIPAGRNGAIRLKRDPLLYFFHAISPATDGPAPAALQVLHGSQLIASNLRYGATPAIGELPVLPAGGTLRFTRSGDSSETVLADAPTGPLEAGGRYLAVVSGTEGAQAQLTLVKEDFEPTAVPTPRVRLIQASANAPAALGFGHFAVEPDGITPGAFTPVVTGAEYGTAAGPALGASFTPQVVTPASGSPYLYYGIRASVNGTVLERSVTGRPLTTPNFIVLMGDWSTSLQFRALNVRINTWSATAPEGTFGAP; the protein is encoded by the coding sequence GTGAAGAAAAACATTCCAGGTGTCTGGTGGTTGATGACCCTCCTTGTCTTGCCGGCTGGCATCACCGGCTGCGGCGATGACACGGAGGACCCACTCCCCGTCGAGGACGCGGGGGTTCCCCGTCCGGACGGAGGTGGCGGACTTCCGGATGGGGGAGGGGGCACTCCCGACGGGGGCGGGGGCCTTCCGGACGGAGGGGAGACCCCGCCAGATGGCGGAACCGATGGAGGCGTGGATGCCGGTCCTCCCGCGCTCAAGGCTTATGTGCGTTTCGTCAATGCCTACCTGGGCGTGAAGAACAACCCCAGCGACAAGGCCGACGCACCGTGGGATCCGTACGCGATGGAGGTCTATGCCGGAGACACTCGGCTGTTCCCCGAGCCGGTGGAGCCAGGGGACAAGGCGGTGACGGATTACCAGGCGTTCGCGCTGCCCCCCGGCCAGAGCGTGCGCTTCACCGTGCGCCTCGCGGAGGCCCTCCCCACGGACAGCCCGGTGGCGAGCTCGGAGGACATCCCCCTCCAGGACGGGGAGCGGCTCACGCTTGTGGGCACTGGGAACGTCACGTATGCCGGCATGGACCGGATGGAGTCCCCTCGGCTGCTGGCGCTGAAGGAGGCCTTCGAGCCGGCAGAGGCAGGCACCCTCCGGGTGCGCTACGTGACGGCGGACCGGGTCACCGGCACCAATCGCAACCGGCGGCTCGCCAACGACACGGGCTCGACGCCGTACACCACGGCGGAGCCCTACTCGGCCGACACGTCCCCGGGCGGCGTCTCCATTCCGGCGCAACCCCCGCGGCTGGCGATCATCGGCTCGCCGAACTTCACGCCCTCGCAGAGCGGCAAGCTGTTCTTCTCTCCCCCGGCGGAGACACTGGTGGCGGGGAGCGCCTGGTTCGCCATCACCACGGGCGATGACCGGCGCACCCTCCAGGATGAGGGGGCTCCCGCGCTGCTGCTGATCCCCGCAGGCAGGAACGGAGCCATCCGCCTGAAGCGCGATCCGCTCCTCTACTTCTTCCATGCCATCAGCCCCGCCACGGACGGCCCGGCCCCCGCGGCCTTGCAGGTGCTCCACGGCTCGCAGCTCATCGCCAGCAACCTCCGGTACGGGGCCACCCCGGCCATCGGAGAGCTGCCGGTCCTTCCGGCGGGCGGGACGCTCCGGTTCACACGCTCCGGCGACAGCAGCGAGACCGTGCTGGCCGATGCCCCGACGGGCCCCTTGGAGGCGGGGGGCCGGTACCTGGCCGTGGTGAGCGGCACGGAGGGCGCCCAGGCCCAACTGACCCTGGTGAAGGAGGATTTCGAACCCACCGCGGTGCCCACCCCCCGGGTGCGGCTCATCCAAGCCTCGGCCAATGCGCCGGCGGCGCTCGGCTTTGGCCACTTCGCGGTGGAGCCGGACGGCATCACCCCGGGCGCCTTCACGCCCGTGGTCACCGGCGCGGAGTACGGCACGGCGGCCGGGCCCGCCCTGGGGGCTTCCTTCACCCCCCAGGTGGTGACCCCCGCGTCCGGCAGCCCCTACCTCTATTACGGCATCCGGGCATCGGTGAACGGAACGGTCCTCGAACGCTCCGTCACGGGCCGACCGCTGACCACACCGAACTTCATCGTGTTGATGGGAGATTGGAGCACCTCCCTGCAATTTCGGGCGCTCAACGTCCGCATCAACACCTGGTCCGCCACGGCGCCGGAGGGGACCTTCGGCGCACCGTGA
- a CDS encoding peptidoglycan-binding protein gives MSVSSSSNSNSNARNSASSSSSRNSVSSQENNTRSTVQNTQESSVKAGDKTAVGKKDVASTTKATQTRAAFDQSRFDATPAVNAKAQNLLTAPDFSLSDKLLSPTPMAEQDIPLQAPELSSEIPTLDSLGPAARFEPREGTLPAPVALDLTSPVGARGANVPSDVRKVQDRLHELGFLSDEAYTAEQADPAQTDAIPEAEMSQTIEAIRKFQGEVAGVATDGNVGLNGATAFSLRDPTYGTQSTFNPSAADSTAGVPVDTFGLAPEVEQIVEAIEAVETGDSVLGESPALLRNASGTPASFGKGQLVAGTAVGVLAQYPDVAEQYGLDATEVQDLNTLARQTTATYNDIRGQVPNGGLSEADLQTRIAEYTADHGAEFREQTGLKDADIENMFRAAQLSKQLPGVGNVDRAMENPDIAANVEALGLRETDVEKYIDNPDFHGEHRQGFVTRALFSSENGQALRDAMTDNGGIPLARGLIQDNYNTVVREGARTLGRPLTPAEAAEATMLVHNRGMGALSGLLASFNQPGRVQNPYVARAMEHWTPPQ, from the coding sequence ATGAGTGTCAGTTCCAGCAGCAACTCCAACTCGAACGCTCGCAACTCCGCATCGTCGTCTTCCAGCCGGAATTCGGTCTCCTCTCAAGAGAACAACACCCGAAGTACGGTCCAGAACACGCAGGAGTCCTCCGTCAAGGCGGGCGACAAGACGGCCGTCGGCAAGAAGGACGTGGCGTCTACCACCAAGGCCACGCAGACGCGGGCCGCCTTTGACCAGAGCCGCTTCGATGCCACCCCGGCGGTGAACGCCAAGGCCCAGAACCTCCTCACGGCGCCTGATTTCTCGCTCTCGGACAAGCTCCTCTCGCCCACCCCCATGGCCGAGCAGGACATTCCGCTTCAAGCGCCGGAGCTCTCCTCCGAGATTCCCACGCTGGATTCCCTCGGCCCCGCCGCGCGGTTCGAGCCCCGTGAGGGAACGCTTCCCGCGCCCGTGGCGCTCGATCTGACCAGCCCCGTGGGAGCCCGCGGGGCCAACGTCCCCTCCGATGTCCGCAAGGTCCAAGACCGGCTGCATGAACTGGGCTTCCTCAGTGATGAGGCCTACACCGCCGAACAGGCGGATCCTGCCCAGACCGATGCCATCCCGGAAGCGGAGATGTCCCAGACGATCGAGGCCATCCGCAAGTTCCAGGGGGAAGTGGCGGGCGTCGCCACCGATGGAAACGTCGGGCTCAATGGCGCGACCGCGTTCAGCCTGAGGGATCCGACCTACGGCACCCAGAGCACCTTCAATCCAAGCGCTGCGGATTCCACGGCCGGCGTCCCCGTGGACACGTTCGGGCTCGCCCCCGAGGTCGAACAGATTGTCGAGGCCATCGAGGCCGTGGAGACGGGCGATAGCGTGCTCGGCGAGAGCCCCGCGCTGCTGCGCAATGCCTCGGGAACGCCCGCGTCCTTCGGCAAGGGGCAACTCGTGGCAGGCACCGCCGTGGGCGTGCTCGCCCAATATCCCGATGTGGCGGAGCAGTACGGTCTGGACGCCACGGAGGTCCAGGATCTGAACACCCTCGCCCGGCAGACCACCGCGACGTACAACGACATCCGGGGCCAGGTGCCCAACGGAGGCCTGTCCGAGGCGGACCTGCAGACCCGGATCGCCGAGTACACCGCGGACCACGGGGCGGAGTTCCGGGAGCAGACGGGCCTGAAGGACGCGGACATCGAGAACATGTTCCGCGCCGCCCAGCTCTCCAAGCAGTTGCCGGGCGTGGGCAATGTGGACAGGGCCATGGAGAATCCAGACATCGCCGCGAACGTCGAGGCGCTCGGGCTGCGCGAGACGGATGTCGAGAAGTACATCGACAATCCGGACTTCCATGGGGAGCACCGGCAGGGCTTCGTCACCCGGGCGCTGTTCTCCAGCGAGAACGGCCAGGCGCTGCGTGATGCGATGACCGACAACGGGGGCATCCCGTTGGCGCGCGGCCTCATCCAGGACAACTACAACACGGTGGTCCGCGAGGGCGCCCGGACGCTGGGCCGCCCGTTGACCCCCGCCGAAGCGGCGGAGGCCACGATGCTCGTGCACAACCGAGGCATGGGCGCGCTCAGTGGCTTGCTGGCGAGCTTCAACCAGCCGGGCCGGGTCCAGAATCCCTACGTGGCCCGGGCCATGGAGCACTGGACGCCGCCGCAGTAG
- a CDS encoding YciI family protein: protein MRFMILVKADKTSETGQLPDEKLLIEMGKYNEELVKAGVLLAGEGLHPSSKGARVRFSGDKRTVIDGPFSETKELIAGFWLFQVKSKEEAIEWVKRCPNPMVGESEIEIRQVFEAEDFAPIDPTGEHRKKEEELRKLSESQRR from the coding sequence ATGCGATTCATGATCCTGGTCAAGGCGGACAAGACGAGCGAAACGGGGCAGCTTCCAGACGAGAAGCTCCTGATCGAGATGGGGAAGTACAATGAGGAGCTGGTGAAGGCCGGGGTGCTGCTGGCGGGCGAGGGGCTCCACCCGAGTTCCAAGGGCGCACGCGTCCGGTTCTCAGGGGACAAGCGCACCGTCATCGACGGACCGTTCTCCGAGACGAAGGAGCTGATCGCTGGCTTCTGGCTGTTCCAGGTGAAGTCGAAGGAAGAAGCGATCGAATGGGTCAAGCGCTGCCCCAACCCGATGGTCGGGGAATCCGAGATCGAGATCCGCCAGGTGTTCGAGGCGGAGGACTTCGCGCCGATCGACCCCACGGGCGAGCACCGGAAAAAGGAAGAGGAGCTGCGCAAGCTCTCCGAGTCTCAGCGCCGTTAA
- a CDS encoding nucleotidyl transferase AbiEii/AbiGii toxin family protein: MAEEFFRLSVQDRQDALGVAAAQSARPVHLLEGEPCDVRQVFCDAAAFLPGLVFPTASPRVMHAERTFWEKATAIHVLCSGGKVRGERFSRHWYDLVQLDKTGYAESALADRSLALPLTTTRL; encoded by the coding sequence ATGGCTGAGGAGTTCTTTCGGCTTTCGGTACAAGACCGCCAGGATGCACTCGGAGTTGCAGCTGCCCAGTCCGCCCGGCCCGTTCACCTCCTTGAGGGTGAGCCTTGTGACGTACGGCAGGTGTTTTGTGATGCCGCCGCTTTCTTGCCAGGCTTGGTGTTCCCCACCGCATCTCCTCGCGTCATGCATGCAGAGCGCACGTTCTGGGAGAAGGCGACAGCGATCCACGTCCTATGCTCGGGCGGCAAAGTGCGTGGGGAGCGATTCTCCCGGCATTGGTACGACCTGGTTCAGCTCGACAAGACGGGGTACGCCGAGTCGGCGCTTGCGGATCGTTCCCTGGCTCTCCCATTGACTACCACGAGGCTGTGA
- a CDS encoding DUF6088 family protein — translation MTLAAFIMKRASELPEGTPIVAKEFLHLGRRAAVDQALSRLRRSNRLLRVERGVYVQPVETRFGVRPPSVSKVVEALASLKGEQLAPHGAASANALRLTTQVPVRTVYLTSGRSRRLRLGAQEMELRHAPAWQLALPHRPAGQVIRALAWLGPKEGLKSLSFLGRALPPSELEALAATRAQLPAWMAHQIGAFVNG, via the coding sequence ATGACGCTGGCCGCATTCATCATGAAGAGGGCATCGGAGCTTCCCGAAGGCACTCCCATCGTCGCGAAGGAGTTCCTCCATCTGGGTCGCAGGGCTGCGGTCGACCAGGCCTTGTCGCGCCTCCGCCGGAGCAACCGGCTCCTCCGGGTGGAGCGGGGGGTCTATGTCCAGCCCGTTGAGACCCGGTTTGGCGTGCGCCCTCCTTCTGTCTCCAAAGTGGTTGAGGCGCTTGCTTCTTTAAAGGGGGAGCAGCTGGCTCCGCACGGGGCCGCGTCGGCGAACGCCCTGAGGCTGACAACGCAGGTTCCGGTCCGGACCGTGTACCTGACATCGGGACGCAGCCGTCGCCTGAGGCTTGGCGCGCAAGAGATGGAATTGAGGCACGCGCCCGCTTGGCAATTGGCCCTGCCCCATCGTCCCGCGGGCCAGGTGATTCGTGCTCTTGCGTGGCTCGGACCCAAAGAAGGGCTCAAGAGTCTGTCGTTCCTTGGGCGAGCCCTTCCACCGAGTGAACTTGAGGCACTTGCCGCAACGCGCGCTCAGCTTCCGGCGTGGATGGCTCACCAGATAGGTGCTTTCGTCAATGGCTGA
- a CDS encoding sulfite oxidase, with product MHRQEDERSELVVVKHEPFNAETPPEALASARTATASFFVRSNYAEPELSLATHQMTVEGAVEHPFTLKVAELARGPLRSLPVTLECAGNGRTSMTPLPEGEPWQQGALGTAIWSGVPLAEVLQRARLKPGALEILVEGADGDASKRFARALPLAKALHPDTLLALEMNGKPLTRAHGAPVRLLVPGWYGMASVKWVTRLEVLTQPFEGYYQRERYIYARGDGQASEPVTRMQVKSLITSPEEGARVAPGRVVVQGMAWSGERRVVRVEVAVDGGDHWKAATLLETPRPSAWVRWAFTWEGAKAGRHTLRARATDEAGDTQPERAPWNRLGYGNNAVPVRVVDVG from the coding sequence ATGCACAGGCAGGAAGACGAGCGCTCGGAACTGGTGGTGGTCAAGCACGAGCCCTTCAACGCGGAGACCCCTCCCGAGGCACTGGCCTCCGCCCGCACGGCCACGGCCTCCTTCTTTGTCCGGAGCAACTACGCGGAGCCCGAACTGTCCCTGGCCACGCACCAGATGACAGTGGAGGGAGCGGTGGAGCACCCCTTCACGCTGAAGGTGGCGGAGCTGGCCCGCGGGCCCCTGCGCTCACTGCCAGTCACCCTGGAGTGCGCGGGCAACGGGCGCACCTCGATGACGCCGCTGCCTGAGGGAGAACCTTGGCAGCAGGGCGCCCTGGGCACAGCGATCTGGAGCGGCGTCCCCCTGGCAGAAGTCCTCCAGCGCGCCCGCCTGAAGCCGGGGGCCCTGGAGATTCTGGTGGAAGGCGCGGACGGAGATGCGAGCAAGCGCTTCGCCCGGGCACTGCCGCTGGCCAAAGCGCTGCACCCGGACACGCTCCTGGCGCTGGAGATGAACGGGAAGCCGCTCACCCGGGCGCACGGGGCACCGGTGCGGCTCCTGGTGCCGGGGTGGTACGGCATGGCGAGCGTGAAGTGGGTGACGCGGCTGGAGGTGCTCACCCAACCCTTCGAGGGCTACTACCAGCGCGAGCGCTACATCTACGCTCGAGGCGACGGCCAGGCGAGCGAGCCGGTGACGCGGATGCAGGTGAAGTCGCTCATCACCTCACCCGAGGAAGGCGCGCGGGTGGCGCCGGGCCGGGTGGTGGTGCAAGGCATGGCCTGGAGTGGCGAGCGGCGGGTGGTTCGGGTGGAAGTCGCGGTGGACGGAGGCGACCACTGGAAGGCAGCCACGCTGCTGGAGACGCCGAGACCCTCCGCCTGGGTGCGCTGGGCCTTCACCTGGGAAGGAGCCAAGGCCGGCCGGCACACGCTGCGGGCCCGGGCCACGGACGAGGCCGGTGATACCCAACCTGAGCGAGCCCCCTGGAACCGGCTGGGCTACGGCAACAACGCGGTGCCGGTGCGGGTGGTGGACGTGGGCTGA
- a CDS encoding MopE-related protein, producing MDGDGYVAVAGRYDIFCGDPLPRGYATKVGDCDDQDSSRNPGAPEVCDDQDNDCDGSVDEGIGTRWYLDRDRDGFGDPIARPITSCRQPSTPEGSNYVENATDCMDQNPQIYPRENFAETRCDGVDEDCDGSVDDGFAWKGAACSDPCPGGVFVCNATRDGLACEGSPQPVGAYYPDLDRDGAGSDSAASVALCPNEPVPPTYSQNQGDCDDQDPHNYRGKTEICDARDNDCDTARDEGFVCEGKGWRELNDSALTGRAWKTVALAQNGWVWLAGAGGSLAVRKFPSLSFSNLNEQCGTTPWNAAWARSDGAVFLVGDGGWIAWHDGSSCRGYMTVESQSPLTGITGRSAGGTTRLYAVNSAGMLYTWTTSSLATRMFDVDVSVLASVHALDNATRMLAVGGTNELDPLKVDPFIADYPGTGGAEQVSVHGVSGVSSPYGGSLRAVWMVSPDMAYAVGDKGLVLKWNGAKAWSRLSPPADNSSAPFSSVVAPDASSVYVTDTAGRIRHLKPSGWVSTPLYSSARPFRDIASIAVGDIWAVGDNGLVVHFPE from the coding sequence ATGGACGGAGATGGGTATGTTGCGGTCGCGGGTCGCTACGACATCTTCTGCGGAGACCCGCTGCCACGGGGATATGCCACGAAGGTGGGCGATTGCGATGATCAGGACTCCTCCAGGAATCCGGGGGCTCCGGAAGTTTGCGATGACCAGGACAATGACTGCGACGGCAGTGTGGACGAGGGCATCGGCACGCGGTGGTATCTCGATCGCGACAGGGATGGTTTCGGAGACCCCATCGCGCGGCCGATCACGAGTTGCAGGCAGCCCTCCACTCCAGAGGGCTCCAACTACGTAGAGAATGCAACGGACTGCATGGATCAGAATCCGCAAATCTACCCCCGGGAGAACTTCGCGGAGACCCGATGCGACGGCGTGGATGAGGACTGTGATGGCAGCGTGGATGACGGTTTTGCCTGGAAGGGCGCCGCCTGCAGTGACCCCTGTCCAGGTGGAGTTTTCGTCTGCAACGCCACCCGCGATGGGCTGGCCTGCGAAGGCAGCCCGCAGCCGGTGGGGGCTTACTACCCGGACCTGGATAGAGATGGCGCCGGAAGCGATAGTGCCGCTTCGGTGGCCCTCTGCCCCAACGAGCCAGTTCCGCCCACGTACTCCCAGAATCAAGGCGACTGCGACGATCAAGATCCGCACAATTACCGTGGGAAGACCGAAATCTGCGATGCCCGGGACAACGACTGCGACACCGCCCGGGATGAGGGCTTTGTCTGCGAGGGCAAAGGATGGAGAGAACTCAATGATTCGGCGCTGACGGGTCGTGCCTGGAAAACCGTCGCGCTGGCCCAGAACGGATGGGTCTGGTTGGCGGGAGCAGGGGGAAGTCTGGCGGTTCGCAAGTTCCCAAGCCTGAGCTTCTCAAACCTGAACGAACAGTGCGGCACGACCCCTTGGAATGCGGCGTGGGCCCGCAGCGATGGGGCCGTCTTCTTGGTGGGAGATGGCGGGTGGATCGCTTGGCATGACGGCAGCAGTTGCCGTGGCTATATGACCGTTGAGTCGCAGAGCCCGTTGACGGGAATCACCGGGCGCTCCGCAGGAGGAACGACGAGGCTTTACGCGGTGAACTCCGCGGGAATGCTCTACACGTGGACGACCAGCTCCCTGGCCACTCGGATGTTTGATGTGGATGTGTCTGTCCTTGCCAGTGTTCATGCTCTGGACAACGCGACGCGGATGCTGGCCGTCGGCGGGACCAACGAACTCGATCCTTTGAAGGTGGATCCATTCATTGCGGACTACCCTGGAACAGGAGGGGCGGAACAGGTGTCCGTCCATGGAGTGTCCGGCGTTTCCTCACCGTATGGGGGCTCGCTGCGGGCCGTGTGGATGGTCTCACCGGACATGGCCTATGCCGTGGGTGATAAAGGGCTTGTCTTGAAATGGAACGGAGCCAAGGCATGGTCGCGCTTGTCGCCACCTGCGGATAATTCCTCGGCCCCGTTTTCCAGCGTGGTGGCACCGGATGCATCCTCCGTCTACGTCACCGATACGGCAGGGCGCATCCGCCATCTCAAGCCGAGCGGTTGGGTGTCGACGCCTCTGTATTCTTCTGCCCGCCCTTTCAGGGACATCGCATCCATCGCGGTGGGAGATATCTGGGCAGTGGGAGACAACGGGCTGGTGGTACATTTCCCGGAATAG
- a CDS encoding serine/threonine protein kinase produces the protein MAEVFLAKAAGPMGFEKTLVLKRILPHLAEEASFVEMFLAEAKLAAQLTHPNIVQIFDFGEADGAYFLAMEYIDGPHLRALLKGARAQGRPLPPAICARLISLACEGLAFAHDFADPQSGEPMGLIHRDISPDNILMSRQGAVKVVDFGIAKAAGQSHRTQSGVIKGKLAYMPPEQIRAKTLDRRVDVYALGVVLYELLTSRKPFESTSDVGLMQAILFEQPVPAFQLRAELPEPLLRILDRALTKDREQRYPDCLAFQSDLEDFILSVGKPVTTQQLAQLISQLTTATGTPVPLHNTPRGGKALPTTTPIHTPVPASIPGTNPSAWADPPTLKTPRPLEPDAESLQPAAPPSTPVPSPKAEAPKAKSFVAAPAKVEPSPAPEVEAYEARLKTRRWIPPLVGGVLLAAATAILLSRPEEAAEAAPAVAEVLPHAVPAEPLPPQEKPATAPPSQEPLAAAPSQTPLPANEPPPAPTPSPVEPSAVPPAVASETPSPGPKPPRSSPPQQKRPASSTAAKPPAAPKSLVKGTLEFRIRPYATVFIDGKKQGDTPMPPVELATGRYIVKLVNPDLPKTVTRIIEVKPQESTVLKVNLLEE, from the coding sequence ATGGCCGAAGTCTTTCTCGCCAAGGCCGCGGGCCCCATGGGGTTCGAGAAAACGCTGGTGCTCAAGCGCATCCTCCCTCACCTCGCCGAGGAGGCCTCCTTCGTGGAGATGTTCCTCGCCGAGGCCAAGCTGGCCGCGCAGCTCACCCACCCCAACATCGTCCAGATCTTCGACTTCGGTGAGGCCGACGGCGCGTACTTCCTCGCCATGGAGTACATCGACGGACCGCACCTGCGCGCCCTCCTCAAAGGCGCCCGGGCCCAGGGCCGCCCCTTGCCTCCCGCTATCTGCGCCCGGCTCATCTCCCTGGCCTGCGAGGGGCTCGCCTTCGCCCATGACTTCGCCGATCCGCAGAGCGGCGAGCCCATGGGCCTCATCCACCGCGACATCAGCCCGGACAACATCCTCATGTCCCGTCAGGGCGCGGTGAAGGTGGTGGACTTCGGCATCGCCAAGGCCGCCGGCCAGAGCCACCGCACCCAGAGCGGCGTCATCAAAGGCAAGCTGGCCTACATGCCGCCCGAGCAGATCCGCGCCAAGACGCTGGACCGCCGCGTGGATGTGTATGCCTTGGGCGTCGTTCTCTATGAGCTGCTCACCTCCCGCAAGCCGTTCGAGTCGACCTCCGACGTGGGGCTGATGCAGGCCATCCTCTTCGAGCAGCCAGTGCCCGCCTTCCAGCTCCGCGCCGAGTTGCCCGAGCCCCTGCTGCGCATCCTCGACCGGGCCCTCACCAAGGACCGCGAGCAACGCTACCCGGACTGTCTCGCCTTCCAGTCGGACCTGGAGGACTTCATCCTCTCGGTCGGCAAGCCCGTGACGACGCAGCAGCTCGCGCAGCTCATCTCTCAGCTCACCACGGCCACCGGCACCCCCGTGCCGCTTCACAACACGCCGCGCGGCGGCAAGGCCCTGCCCACCACCACCCCCATCCACACCCCCGTTCCCGCCAGCATCCCCGGGACCAACCCGAGCGCCTGGGCCGATCCGCCCACCCTCAAGACGCCCCGGCCCCTGGAGCCGGACGCCGAGAGCCTCCAGCCCGCGGCTCCGCCCAGCACTCCTGTGCCCTCGCCGAAAGCCGAGGCCCCCAAGGCGAAGTCTTTCGTGGCGGCGCCTGCCAAGGTGGAACCCTCTCCTGCTCCTGAGGTGGAGGCCTACGAGGCTCGCCTGAAAACGAGGCGGTGGATTCCTCCCCTGGTGGGAGGTGTCTTGTTGGCGGCGGCCACCGCCATTCTCCTGTCACGGCCCGAGGAGGCCGCGGAGGCAGCCCCCGCCGTCGCCGAAGTCCTCCCTCACGCGGTCCCTGCCGAACCTCTCCCGCCCCAGGAGAAGCCCGCCACTGCGCCTCCCTCCCAGGAGCCCCTGGCCGCCGCCCCCTCGCAGACGCCGCTCCCCGCGAACGAGCCTCCCCCCGCGCCGACCCCTTCCCCTGTCGAGCCCTCGGCCGTCCCTCCAGCCGTGGCCAGCGAAACGCCGTCCCCCGGGCCTAAGCCCCCTCGGAGTTCTCCTCCGCAGCAGAAACGCCCGGCCTCCTCGACGGCGGCCAAGCCTCCCGCGGCGCCCAAATCCCTGGTGAAGGGCACGCTCGAGTTCCGCATCCGCCCTTACGCCACCGTCTTCATCGATGGGAAGAAGCAGGGGGACACCCCCATGCCCCCCGTGGAGCTGGCCACCGGCCGCTACATCGTGAAGCTCGTGAACCCGGATCTGCCAAAGACGGTGACCCGGATCATCGAGGTGAAGCCCCAGGAGTCCACCGTGCTCAAGGTCAATCTGCTCGAGGAATGA
- a CDS encoding CPCC family cysteine-rich protein encodes MRREVLIRLIAHEVVARRPPHEKLSELSAYWGWDEVSPGWERLPPRVREEMLEREDAAPRLWRSHYDAFFEFVEEDARRIVRNEALLTEAVELGLSVEAVEGTPDAAEPCPCCGYRTFEWRGEHDLCPVCGWEDEEGADDADDGPERLKRFSVAHQMTRAAYRSAYEARRDAELREGRPEVLRKYERFAAKESRPRLIPRAD; translated from the coding sequence ATGCGACGTGAAGTGCTCATCCGCCTCATCGCCCACGAGGTGGTGGCCCGGCGGCCCCCGCACGAGAAGCTCTCGGAGTTGTCCGCCTATTGGGGCTGGGATGAGGTGTCTCCCGGCTGGGAGCGGCTGCCCCCGCGCGTGCGCGAGGAGATGCTCGAGCGCGAGGACGCGGCGCCGCGCCTCTGGCGCTCGCACTACGATGCCTTCTTCGAGTTCGTGGAGGAGGACGCGCGGCGCATTGTCCGCAACGAGGCGCTGCTCACCGAGGCCGTGGAGTTGGGGCTCTCCGTGGAGGCCGTGGAGGGCACGCCGGATGCCGCCGAGCCCTGTCCGTGCTGCGGCTACCGGACATTCGAGTGGCGGGGAGAGCACGATCTCTGCCCTGTTTGTGGGTGGGAGGACGAGGAGGGCGCGGATGACGCTGACGATGGCCCAGAGCGGCTGAAGCGCTTCAGCGTGGCCCACCAGATGACCCGCGCCGCGTACCGGAGCGCCTACGAAGCCCGGCGCGACGCGGAGCTGCGCGAGGGTCGGCCCGAGGTGCTGCGCAAGTACGAGCGCTTCGCCGCCAAGGAGAGTCGGCCGCGCCTCATTCCTCGAGCAGATTGA